The nucleotide sequence CGATCCGGCTCAAGACTGCCGAGCAGATCGAGAAGATGCGCCGCGCCGGGCGAATTGTCCGGCAAGTGCTCAAGGCCCTGGGCGAGCGAGTCGCTCCGGGCGTGACAACTAAAGAGTTGGACGACCAGGCCGAGCGGATCATGCGCCAGGCCGGTGCGGAAGGGCTCTTCAAGGGCGTCCCCGGAAAAGACGGGGCCGGTCCTTTTCCGGGCTACATCTGCGCCTCGATCAATGACGAGGTCGTCCACGGGATACCTTCGACGCGGGCCATCCGCTCGGGCGACATCGTCAGCATCGACTTCGGCGTGCGCCTGGACGGTTGGTGTGCCGACGCGGCTGAGACGTTTGTCGTCGGCCCGGTGCCCCCCGACGTGCAGCGCCTGGTGGATGTGACGCGGAACACGCTGGCGATGGCGCGGGAGATGGTTCGTCCGGGGCGGCGCTGGTCGGACGTGGCGGCCGTCATGCAGCAGTATGTCGAAGACGAAGGTTTCTCGGTGGTTCAGGAGTTTGTCGGTCATGGGATCGGCGAGGCGATGTGGGAGGACCCCAAGGTTCCGAACTTCGTCTCGGGCGATTTGCGGCGTCGGGACATCGACCTGGTGGAGGGGCTGGTGCTGGCGGTGGAACCGATGGTGAATCTGGGGCGTCGCACAGTGCAGTACGCCCGGGACGGGTGGACTGTGGTGACGCGTGACGGGAAACCGTCGGCTCACTTTGAAGACACGCTGGCAGTGACGGCAACGGGCTGCCGGGTGTTGACGGCGGAGTGACGGAAAGAGCGGTACGAGGTTAATCATGAAAGTGAAATCGTCAGTGAAGCGGATGTGTGAGAATTGTCGCGTCGTGCGCCGCAAGGGCGTGGTGCGCGTCATCTGCAGCAATCCCAAGCATAAACAGCGCCAGGGCTGATGCCTGGCTCGGCGGCGCCGCGTGCGGGGCCGCCAAGGAGTATCGTATGCCGCGTTTGGCAGGTGTGGACATTCCGAACGAGAAAGCGACGTTGATCTCGCTGCAGTACATCCATGGGATCGGGTCCAAGATCGCCCTGGACATCTGCACGAAACTGCAGATCGACGTCAACAAGAAGGCCAAGGACCTGACCGAAGACGAAGTCTCGAAGATCGCCACGATGATCGACAACGACTTTGTGATCGAAGGTCAGTTGCGCCGCCAGGTGCAGCAGCACATTGCCCGCCTGCGGGACATCGGCTGCTACCGCGGTCTGAGGCACCGCCGCGGCCTGCCCGTGCGCGGACAGCGCACCAAGACCAACGCCCGCACCCGCAAGGGCCCCCGCAAGACCGTCGCCGGCAAGAAGTCGGTTAAGGAGATGCGTTAGACCATGGCAAAGGAACAGGAAAAAGAACAGGCCCCCGAGCAGGCTGGCGCGCCCGCGGCATCGGGCGAGGCCCCGGCCGCCGATACCGCCGCGGCCCCCAAGAAAAGCAAGAAGTCCAAGCGCAGCGTCGCCAAGGGCATCGTCCACGTCAAGGCCACCTTCAACAACACGCTGGTGACCATCACCGACATGGACGGGGAAGTGCTGGTGACGGAGTCGGCCGGCACGGTCGGATTCAAGGGCTCGCGCAAGAGCACGCCCTTTGCCGCCCAGCGCGCGGCGGAACAGGCGGCCATCAAGGTCCGCAAGATGGGACTTAACGAAGTCGAAGTGCGAGTGAAAGGCCCCGGCAGCGGGCGCGAAAGCGCCGTGACGTCGCTGCAGGCGGCAGGGTTACGAATTTCCTCGATTGAAGATGTCACGCCGATTCCTCACAACGGGTGCCGCCCGCGTAAGAAACGACGTGTCTAAAGCGCCGCGGCGCTCAGGATAGGGAGCTTAGTCAACGATGGGACGCTACACCGGACCGTCATGCAGGTTGTGCCGACGCGAGGGCATCAAACTGATGCTCAAGGGAACTCGCTGTGAAACCGCCAAGTGCGCCATGGAAAAACAGTGGCGCAATATGCCTCCGGGCCAGCACAGCTGGCGCCGCGGGCGCGGTAGCGAATACGGCGTGCGCCTGCGCGAAAAACAAAAAGTGAAACGCTACTACGGCGTCTTCGAAACGCAGTTCCGCAAGTACTTCGCCATGGCCGAACGCCAGCGCGGAAATACCGGCGCGGCCCTGCTGAGCATCCTGGAACGCCGCCTGGACAACGTCGTGCAGAAGTTGGGCTTTGCCCTCTCCCGCGCCGCGGCCCGACAGGCGATCTCCACCGGACACATTCACGTGAATGGCCGCAAGCTGGACATCCCCAGCTACCTGGTGAAGGTAGGCGACCGCGTGACGGTCAAGCCCGCCGATCGCAGCCAGAAGCTGATTCGCCGGTCGCTGGAAGTTCGGGGCGAGGCGGGTCTGCAGAACTGGTTGAAGCTGGACATGGCAAAACTCGAAGCGGATATCATCGCCCTGCCGACGCGGGATGACGTGATGATTCCGGTGGAAGAACAATTGATCGTTGAGCTGTGCAGCCAGTAAGCACGCAGACGACAGGCGATAGCGGAGCCGGAACGCGATTTTCGGCGGAAGGAGCACGGATCAATGAGAGTCAGGTGGCGCGGTCTGGAATTGCCCACGCGGGTCTTGAGCGATCAGAGCGTTTCCACCCCGACGTACGGACGGTTCATGATCGAACCGTTCGAGCGCGGGTTTGGAACAACGGTCGGAAACTCCCTGCGACGCATCCTGCTCAGCAGCTTGGAAGGCGCCGCGGTCACGAGCATCAAGATCGCCAAGGCGGATCATGAATTTACCTCCATCAAGGGCGTCCTGGAAGATGTCACCGACATCGTCCTGAACATCAAGAGCCTGGTCGTCAAGAGCCACTCCGACGAGGCCAAGATCGCCCGCATCCACAGCGAAGTCAAAGGTCCGGTCACCGCCGGGATGATCGAGGCCGATCCGGCCATCGAGATCATCGACGTCGACCACCACCTGTTGACGCTCACCGACAACGTCCCGCTGGACATGGAACTGATCATCCAGAAGGGGCGAGGCTACCAGGCCGCCGACGAAATGATCGACCCCGATGCCGACCAGGAACTCGGTCGCATCTACGTCGACGCGTCCTTCTCGCCGGTGACCCGCGTGCGATACCGCACCGAAGACACCCGCGTCGGGCAGAAGGTCAACTACGACCGGCTCGTGCTGGAGATCTGGACCAACGGAACCGTCACGCCCGAGATGGCGATGGTCGAGGCCGCCAAGATTCTCCGCAAGCACCTCAACCCGTTCGTGCAGTACTTCGAGCTGGGCGAGCAGATCGTCGAGTCGGCCCCGTCGGCCGGTCCGCAGGAGATCGACGCCGAACTGCAGCGCAAGCTCAACATGAGCGTGCATGAGATGGAACTGTCGGTGCGGAGCAACAACTGCCTGGAAGCGGCCAAGATCGAGACGGTCGGTCAACTGGCCCGCCTGACCGAGGCCGAACTGCTCCAGATCCGCAGCTTTGGCAAGACCTCGCTGCGCGAGGTGAAACGCAAGCTCGATGAAATGGGCTTGTCGCTGGGCATGAACCTGCCCCCCATGGGCGACGAAGGCCCCGGCGGCGCCGGCGAATAAGGCACTGCGTCTGTAACACTAGCGGAAGGCAAGACAATGCGTCATCGTGTATCCGGAAGACAACTAAGCCGCAACAGCGCCCACCGAAAGGCCTTGAGACGGAATATGGCCGCGTCGCTGCTGCAGCACGAAACCATTCGCACCACCGAGCCCAAGGCCAAGGAGCTTCGCCGATTCGTCGAGAAGCTCATCACCACGGCCAGGAAGGGCACCCTGCACGCGCGACGGTTGATCATCGCCGAACTCGGCCATGACCGCGCGATGTTCAACGTCGAGGAAGAGATGGAAGACAAGACCGTCGTCCAGAAGCTCTTCGACGAGATCGCCCCGCGCTACGCCGACCGTCCCGGCGGCTACACCCGCATCATCCGCATCAGCGACCACCGCATCGGCGACAACGGCTCGCAGGTCATCCTGCAACTGGTCGAGACGACCAAGGCCGTCGAACCGAAAAAGCGCGGCAAGAAGAAAGCGGACCAGACCGACGCCAAGAGCGAGGAATAAGCCTCCTCGTCTCGAAGTTGCATGATTTTCCCAAGCCCGGGCGAACGCCCGGGCTTGTTTTTAAAACGGTTCTTGTCGCCTCCGCTGCCGGCGCCGTGGCGGCAGGGCGAAGCCGGCGATCGCTGCCACAGTTCAAAGACCGTGCCTTCCTGGATCTTCAGTCCGGCGCCGCGGCACCGTCTTGTTGTTGGTGCCGCCAGGCGCGCGGTCCGGCGCCGCTTTGGCGGCGAAGGACCCCGCGCAAGGAGTTGGCGTCGGCAAAGCCGCAGCGGGAAGCCACCTGCAGCACCTTCAGCGGCGTCGTCGCCAGAAGCTCCCGCGCGTGTCGAAGCCGCAGGTCCAGCAGCACTTTGGTGATCGTGCGGCCGAGGCATTGCTTGAACGCCCGCGTCAACGCCGTGCGCGATAAGCTGGTGGCGGCCACCACTTGCGGTGTGCCCACGCCGGCGTCGGCATAGCGGTCCCACATGAACCGAATGGCCTTGGCGACCTGTGGGTGGTCGGCGGCGAGGATGTCGCTGCTGCGGCGGGCGACGAGGCCGCGTGGCGCCACGGCCACTCGTCCGGGCGGGATGTTCTTTCCCGCCATTCGGTCGGCCAGGATCGTGATGGCCTGGCGGGCCATTTCGCCGTAGTTGAGGTCCACGCTGGAAAGCGGAACGCGGGCGTTGACGCAGATGGTGGGGGAGTTGCCCACCCCGACGATCGCCACGCGGTCGGGCACCTCGAGTCCTTCTTCGCGGCAGGCCTCGACCGCCTCCAGCGCCGTCCAGTCCTCGTCTACCATCAACCCCACCGGTGGACCCATAGCCGCCAGGGTATGGGCCAGAAACCGCCGCAGTCCCGGCGGCCCCTCCCCAAACTCCCTCCATTTGTCGTACCAGTCGACGGAGACGGCATCGATTCCTGCCGCCGCGGCGGCAGAGAGAAATCCCTCGCGCTGGCCCATCACATATTCCTGAGCGCCCATCATGAGGTAGACCAGGCGGCGAAATCCATGTTCGATGAGGTGTTCTGCCGCCATGCGTCCGGCAGCGCGGCAGTCGGGAATGATGGCGTTTCGCGCGGCAACCCATCCGCTGACGTGAACCACCGGAACGGGGCAGTCATCCCAGTAGTCGTGCGGGGCGTCGTCGGCAGCAGGGCCGACCAGCACGCCATCGGCGCCCCACCATTCGATGCACTGCCTGGCCGAGGTCCCATGGTAGTAGCGTGACATCGAGAGGATCCATCCGGCCTTGCCCGCCTGCTCGAGAATCGGGTCGGTCATACCGACGGGCATTTCAATAGCCAGTACGCGAAGGGGCGCGGTCTTGTCCGTTTTGCGCGGCTTGTGTTTGCGGGTCGTGGCGATCTGTCGCTGTGCGGCCATGTCATGAAGCTTAATATCCGCCGCGGGCTATGACAAGCACGTGGTGTCAAAAATGCGCACTAGAGAGTTAAAAACGACGATTGCGCAATTTCGGGATGCATGATACATTGAGGACGCTTTCAGATGTCCGTTATGAGAATGGCGTCGTGTGGGTGCCGGATTTCAAAACTCTGATAAGGAGCTGGATGATGAAACACCTCGTGATGACTGGAGTAACCCTTGTACTGGCTCTGTGCCTGGCCGGGGCTGCCTCGGCGGCGGTGATCACGCCTGCAAGTTACTCGTATGTCCCGGGCAACGGGCCCAACGACCCATCGTCTTTGGACTCGGCATGCACCAAGTTGACCAACGGGATCTACGGGCCGTTCACAGAAGCGCAGGCTCAGCTGGGCGGGGATTTTGAAACCGACACTGTCCGCGTGATCGGTTGGACCGAGGGCGCTACCGGCCACCTGATTGCTGACTTCAACCTCGGTGGTACCTGCACGGTGGACTCCGTTACGCTTCACTATGTGACATACAGCCCGTACTGGGGCTACGCGCCCGACTCCGTGACGGTCTCCTTCAGCTCTGATGGCCTGACCTATTCCGGCGAGCAGACGCTCGCTGGCGGCTGGGCCGCCAACGACCAGTGGTGGGGTGGTGACAATAGCGGCACCGTGACGTTGACAGGCAGCCCCACGGCCAACTATGTTCGCGTAGACATCGCCATCCAGTCTGAGCCCAATGGCAATAGCAGCCTTTTTCTCAACGAAATTCAACTGGATGGCACCCCCATCCCCGAGCCGGTGACGATGAGCCTGCTGGCGCTGGGCGGCCTGGCCGCCTTGATCCGCCGCCGAAGGGCGTCGTAGGTTCGCAAGGACACGGCAAGGCGGAGGCTTCACATTGGGGAAGGAGCCTCCGCCTGATGATAACACCTGTTCGGGAACCTCCCTCGCAGCAAGTCGTTGCGAGTCTCGTGAACAGGCCGGAGTGGAAAAACATGCGAGTTGGCCTCATCTCAGCAATGCTGGTCCTGGCGATCCTGCCCGCCATGGCCGCAGCGGAACCGCAGCTGCTCAATGGCGACTTCGAAAGCTACGGCGCGGCCTACACCTCGACCGATTTCGGGGAGTGGCGCACGCTGCGGGCGGTGAGCAACTGGACGAACCTGTCGGGTCTGAACTACCAGGCCTCCAGCGCGATGGCGGGATTTGAAGAGACGCCTTCGATCAGCCGCTATCTCAGGCTCGTCGATGACGTCGGTCAGACCGCGCCCCAGAACGTCGGGCACATCGTGCAGGATTTGGGCGTGATGACGGCGGGCGAGACGTACATCTTCACCGCCGACGCGTTCCGGTCAGCCAACACCCACTCCTCGATCACCGACTACGGCGTGACGGCCAGCTTCGTCACCGCCGCGACGACCACGGCCGACATTCTTGGCGGCGGCTTGGCCAGCCAGACGCTGACGATCGCGACCCCCGGCGTCAGCGACACGTTCAACTTCCAATATACTGCCACCGAGGCCGACACGGGCAATCGCCTGTACCTGCGCCTGGACGCGACGCCCGTGGCGGCAGGCCATTGTACGCGCGGCGGCATCGACAACGCCGATCTGACGGTGCTGGTCGACGGAAAGATCAACGTCGCCGGCAAGAACAACCTGGGCACGCGCGACCAGACTGGCTCAAAGATCGAGACCGAGTACGTCTATCGTCAGGATGCCCCGATCACCATCAATGGCGTCGCCACCAGCACGGTCTACACCGGCACGCATGATACGACCGTATACGAAGATGACGCGGGCAAGGCCGAAGACGACCCGACGCGCATGCACGGCGATTCGGCGGGACTGGTGATCGACCCTTCATGCACCAGCCAGAACGGCAACCAGGGGCAGTCGTTCCTTCGGTTCGGCGACTTCGTGGGAACGGGCGAGGGGCAGGTCTCCCAGGGCACGAAGATCACCCGCGCGTACGTGGGGATCTCGCAGACCGACGGCATCGACTACGCGCCCTTCTGGGTCTATGCCCGCCGCCTCAACGGCGCCTGGGACGAAGCCTCTTTGACGTGGGATACCGTCACCTTCAACGGCAATGTCCAGGGCGGCCTGCAAGTGGATGGTGTCGAGTGCTCCACCGATAGCGCCTTTATCATTCCGGCTGGAGTGAACCTCGTCTACCAACGTTACAGCCTCGACGCCACCGGAGATATCCAGTATTTCATCGATCATCCTGAACTGAACAACGGATGGGGCCTGCCGCCGACTGCCGCATGGGACTATAAAGGCATGGACCTGGTTTCATCCGAAGGCGGCGAGGCCGACCGTCCGACGCTTACCGTCTATGCCGACATGGGGCAGACCATGACGACTCTGGCGGTCGACCAGACCTATGTCTTCGAACTTTCCACGCCGGCCGATTCCGACCGACTCAAAGCCTACCAGTTCGGCCTGACAGCCGAGGCCATTTTGGACCTCAACGGCGCGATTCTGGAAGTGAATATCTTCGCTGGCGCCACGCCCGTCAGCGGCGCTTATCGCCTGCTGCAGGCCGACACGCTGGTGGGAAACTTCGCCGACATCATTCTGCCTGACATTGCCGGGGCGGTCTGGGACCTCAGCGGCCTGTCAGCCGGCGGCGATGGATACCTGCGCCTGAGCGTGCCCGAGCCGGCGACCCTGAGCCTGCTGGCGCTAGGCGCCACAGCGACGATGATCCGCCGGCGACGGCGGTAGAGGATTAGTTCCGCGGTCACTGAAGTGACCCCCGAAAATAACGAGTGCAGCCGGCGCGGTCTCCCTCCACCGACGCTGGTAGCCAAGAGCGGCTGGTTGGTCTCCTCATCCAGCCGCTCTTTCTTCCGATATTCCACTATTCCATCATTCCATTTCTCGTCTATATTTCTGTGGTTCATCCATCAAGGAGCGTGGACATGAGCGACTGCATTTTCTGTAAGATAGCGGCGGGGCAGATCCCTTGCGCCAAGGTGCTCGAGGACGACGTGTGCGTGGCGTTCATGGACATCGGCCCGCTGGCCCAGGGGCATGTGCTGCTGATCCCCAAGGCCCACGCCGAGCAGCTTGACGAGATGGACCCCGCCGCGGCCGGGGCGATGCTCGCCCATCTGCCGGCGCTGGTGGGGGCGGTCAAGGCCGCCACCGGCTGCGAGGGCGTCAACGTGCTGCAGAACAATGGAGCGGCCGCCCATCAGGAAGTCATGCACGTACACTTCCACATCATCCCTCGCAACGCCGGCGACGCGTTCCACTTCAACTGGCCCGCGGGAAAATATCCCGAGGGCAAGGCCCAGCAACTGGCGATGGCGATCAGGGCGAATCTGTGACTGTGGAGTGCGGCAGCCTCAGCT is from Planctomycetaceae bacterium and encodes:
- the map gene encoding type I methionyl aminopeptidase, translating into MAIRLKTAEQIEKMRRAGRIVRQVLKALGERVAPGVTTKELDDQAERIMRQAGAEGLFKGVPGKDGAGPFPGYICASINDEVVHGIPSTRAIRSGDIVSIDFGVRLDGWCADAAETFVVGPVPPDVQRLVDVTRNTLAMAREMVRPGRRWSDVAAVMQQYVEDEGFSVVQEFVGHGIGEAMWEDPKVPNFVSGDLRRRDIDLVEGLVLAVEPMVNLGRRTVQYARDGWTVVTRDGKPSAHFEDTLAVTATGCRVLTAE
- the rpmJ gene encoding 50S ribosomal protein L36, producing MKVKSSVKRMCENCRVVRRKGVVRVICSNPKHKQRQG
- the rpsM gene encoding 30S ribosomal protein S13 — translated: MPRLAGVDIPNEKATLISLQYIHGIGSKIALDICTKLQIDVNKKAKDLTEDEVSKIATMIDNDFVIEGQLRRQVQQHIARLRDIGCYRGLRHRRGLPVRGQRTKTNARTRKGPRKTVAGKKSVKEMR
- the rpsK gene encoding 30S ribosomal protein S11; translated protein: MAKEQEKEQAPEQAGAPAASGEAPAADTAAAPKKSKKSKRSVAKGIVHVKATFNNTLVTITDMDGEVLVTESAGTVGFKGSRKSTPFAAQRAAEQAAIKVRKMGLNEVEVRVKGPGSGRESAVTSLQAAGLRISSIEDVTPIPHNGCRPRKKRRV
- the rpsD gene encoding 30S ribosomal protein S4, whose product is MGRYTGPSCRLCRREGIKLMLKGTRCETAKCAMEKQWRNMPPGQHSWRRGRGSEYGVRLREKQKVKRYYGVFETQFRKYFAMAERQRGNTGAALLSILERRLDNVVQKLGFALSRAAARQAISTGHIHVNGRKLDIPSYLVKVGDRVTVKPADRSQKLIRRSLEVRGEAGLQNWLKLDMAKLEADIIALPTRDDVMIPVEEQLIVELCSQ
- a CDS encoding DNA-directed RNA polymerase subunit alpha, producing MRVRWRGLELPTRVLSDQSVSTPTYGRFMIEPFERGFGTTVGNSLRRILLSSLEGAAVTSIKIAKADHEFTSIKGVLEDVTDIVLNIKSLVVKSHSDEAKIARIHSEVKGPVTAGMIEADPAIEIIDVDHHLLTLTDNVPLDMELIIQKGRGYQAADEMIDPDADQELGRIYVDASFSPVTRVRYRTEDTRVGQKVNYDRLVLEIWTNGTVTPEMAMVEAAKILRKHLNPFVQYFELGEQIVESAPSAGPQEIDAELQRKLNMSVHEMELSVRSNNCLEAAKIETVGQLARLTEAELLQIRSFGKTSLREVKRKLDEMGLSLGMNLPPMGDEGPGGAGE
- the rplQ gene encoding 50S ribosomal protein L17, producing the protein MRHRVSGRQLSRNSAHRKALRRNMAASLLQHETIRTTEPKAKELRRFVEKLITTARKGTLHARRLIIAELGHDRAMFNVEEEMEDKTVVQKLFDEIAPRYADRPGGYTRIIRISDHRIGDNGSQVILQLVETTKAVEPKKRGKKKADQTDAKSEE
- a CDS encoding substrate-binding domain-containing protein, whose translation is MAAQRQIATTRKHKPRKTDKTAPLRVLAIEMPVGMTDPILEQAGKAGWILSMSRYYHGTSARQCIEWWGADGVLVGPAADDAPHDYWDDCPVPVVHVSGWVAARNAIIPDCRAAGRMAAEHLIEHGFRRLVYLMMGAQEYVMGQREGFLSAAAAAGIDAVSVDWYDKWREFGEGPPGLRRFLAHTLAAMGPPVGLMVDEDWTALEAVEACREEGLEVPDRVAIVGVGNSPTICVNARVPLSSVDLNYGEMARQAITILADRMAGKNIPPGRVAVAPRGLVARRSSDILAADHPQVAKAIRFMWDRYADAGVGTPQVVAATSLSRTALTRAFKQCLGRTITKVLLDLRLRHARELLATTPLKVLQVASRCGFADANSLRGVLRRQSGAGPRAWRHQQQDGAAAPD
- a CDS encoding PEP-CTERM sorting domain-containing protein (PEP-CTERM proteins occur, often in large numbers, in the proteomes of bacteria that also encode an exosortase, a predicted intramembrane cysteine proteinase. The presence of a PEP-CTERM domain at a protein's C-terminus predicts cleavage within the sorting domain, followed by covalent anchoring to some some component of the (usually Gram-negative) cell surface. Many PEP-CTERM proteins exhibit an unusual sequence composition that includes large numbers of potential glycosylation sites. Expression of one such protein has been shown restore the ability of a bacterium to form floc, a type of biofilm.), encoding MKHLVMTGVTLVLALCLAGAASAAVITPASYSYVPGNGPNDPSSLDSACTKLTNGIYGPFTEAQAQLGGDFETDTVRVIGWTEGATGHLIADFNLGGTCTVDSVTLHYVTYSPYWGYAPDSVTVSFSSDGLTYSGEQTLAGGWAANDQWWGGDNSGTVTLTGSPTANYVRVDIAIQSEPNGNSSLFLNEIQLDGTPIPEPVTMSLLALGGLAALIRRRRAS
- a CDS encoding DNRLRE domain-containing protein; translation: MRVGLISAMLVLAILPAMAAAEPQLLNGDFESYGAAYTSTDFGEWRTLRAVSNWTNLSGLNYQASSAMAGFEETPSISRYLRLVDDVGQTAPQNVGHIVQDLGVMTAGETYIFTADAFRSANTHSSITDYGVTASFVTAATTTADILGGGLASQTLTIATPGVSDTFNFQYTATEADTGNRLYLRLDATPVAAGHCTRGGIDNADLTVLVDGKINVAGKNNLGTRDQTGSKIETEYVYRQDAPITINGVATSTVYTGTHDTTVYEDDAGKAEDDPTRMHGDSAGLVIDPSCTSQNGNQGQSFLRFGDFVGTGEGQVSQGTKITRAYVGISQTDGIDYAPFWVYARRLNGAWDEASLTWDTVTFNGNVQGGLQVDGVECSTDSAFIIPAGVNLVYQRYSLDATGDIQYFIDHPELNNGWGLPPTAAWDYKGMDLVSSEGGEADRPTLTVYADMGQTMTTLAVDQTYVFELSTPADSDRLKAYQFGLTAEAILDLNGAILEVNIFAGATPVSGAYRLLQADTLVGNFADIILPDIAGAVWDLSGLSAGGDGYLRLSVPEPATLSLLALGATATMIRRRRR
- a CDS encoding HIT family protein — encoded protein: MSDCIFCKIAAGQIPCAKVLEDDVCVAFMDIGPLAQGHVLLIPKAHAEQLDEMDPAAAGAMLAHLPALVGAVKAATGCEGVNVLQNNGAAAHQEVMHVHFHIIPRNAGDAFHFNWPAGKYPEGKAQQLAMAIRANL